In Porphyrobacter sp. LM 6, one DNA window encodes the following:
- a CDS encoding DUF2855 family protein, with amino-acid sequence MTSTQVHVRKDALSDAALVELPLAPLAEGAVRLAIESFSVTANNVTYAVVGDGFRYWDFFPAPEGLGIVPMWGHARVIESNHPDIAVGERVYGYLPMASHLDVRPGKVSASNFSDMTDYRQPMSPVYNSYNRLAADPEHDPAREAERMIYGPLFKTGFMIDYFMRSENWFGAGQVLLTSASSKTAMGLASVARQNSPKIRRIGLTSRGNVAFVESTGLYDQVVAYDDLADLPVVDTVSVDFAGNPALLAAIHGHFTDALKYSCLVGATHIEERGAGFGQSGGLPGPKPELFFAPHHFVSFFKQHGAVEGGKMVAATWHGFLGAVEGTIDIVRLKGLEAARSTFVTMIGGTVDPAKGIVIEP; translated from the coding sequence ATGACCAGCACCCAAGTCCACGTCCGCAAGGACGCATTGAGCGATGCCGCGCTTGTCGAACTGCCGCTGGCCCCGCTGGCTGAAGGCGCGGTGCGGCTTGCCATCGAGAGCTTTTCGGTCACCGCCAACAACGTCACCTATGCGGTGGTGGGCGACGGGTTCAGATACTGGGACTTCTTCCCGGCGCCCGAGGGCCTCGGCATCGTGCCGATGTGGGGACATGCGCGGGTGATCGAGAGCAACCATCCCGATATCGCGGTCGGCGAGCGGGTCTATGGCTACCTGCCGATGGCGAGCCATCTCGATGTGCGGCCGGGCAAGGTATCCGCGAGCAATTTCTCGGACATGACCGATTACCGCCAGCCGATGAGCCCGGTCTACAACAGCTACAACCGTCTCGCCGCCGACCCCGAGCATGACCCCGCGCGCGAGGCCGAGCGGATGATTTACGGGCCGCTGTTCAAAACCGGCTTCATGATCGATTACTTCATGCGTTCGGAAAACTGGTTTGGGGCGGGGCAAGTGCTGCTGACCAGCGCTTCGTCAAAGACCGCGATGGGGCTGGCGAGTGTGGCCAGGCAGAATTCGCCGAAGATCAGGCGGATCGGGCTGACCTCGCGCGGCAATGTCGCCTTTGTCGAAAGCACCGGGCTGTACGATCAGGTCGTGGCCTATGATGATCTCGCCGACCTGCCGGTGGTTGATACTGTGTCGGTCGATTTTGCGGGCAATCCCGCGCTGCTGGCCGCGATCCATGGCCATTTCACGGATGCGCTCAAATACTCGTGCCTGGTGGGAGCAACCCACATCGAGGAGCGCGGTGCGGGTTTCGGACAGTCGGGTGGCCTTCCCGGTCCCAAGCCTGAACTGTTCTTCGCGCCGCACCACTTCGTCAGCTTTTTCAAGCAGCATGGGGCGGTCGAAGGCGGCAAGATGGTCGCCGCGACGTGGCATGGCTTCCTTGGCGCCGTCGAAGGCACGATCGACATCGTCAGGCTCAAGGGCCTGGAAGCCGCGCGCTCCACGTTCGTCACCATGATCGGCGGGACCGTGGATCCGGCCAAGGGGATCGTGATCGAGCCATGA